The Pontibacter sp. SGAir0037 DNA segment ATTGATCAGCACAAACAGGAATGCCACAAACAAGGTAGCTCCCATCACCAGCGGGAAGTCCAGGTTCTGAACAGCTTGTATCGTAACAGCTCCTAATCCTTTCCAGTTAAAGATATACTCAATAAAGAAAGCACCTGCCATTAGCGAAGCCATCCAGCCGGAAGCAGCCGTTACAACAGGATTTAAAGCATTTTTTAAAGCATGGCCTGAAATTACTTTGTAGCGGCTTAGTCCTTTTGCCCGGGCTGTACGAATATAATCCTGCGACATTACATCGAGCATAGAGCTACGAGTTAGCTGCACAATAACTGCAAGCGGCCTTATGCCAAGCGCTACGGCAGGCAGTAAGAGGTTACGCAGCTTCAGTTGCCTGCCCTCAAAGGGATCAATTTCGTAGAGTTGCCCTGTAAGGCTAAGCCCGGTCCAGCTGCTCCAGTAAAAGCCAAAAGTAATGGCAATTAAAATAGCTGCCACAAAAGAGGGCACCGAGATCCCAAGTACCGATGTGGTGATAAGGCTATGGTCGAGGGTGCTATGTGGTTTGAGAGAAGCCAGCACACCGAATAGAATCCCAAAAACCACAGCAATAAGCATAGCTGCTATAGCCAGCCATAAGGTACCTGTAAAATGGTCGAGCAGAATATCGGTTACATTCTTATTGCTTTGGAAAGAACGGCGCAGGTACGGTGTTTTCCAGACCAGCACGTCTTCGCCAAAATTGACAAGCTTGCTATACTCGTACTTCTGCTGGTTTGCCTCTGTATTCTCGTGCACCGAGAGCGGCGACACATCGTTCATGTAATACAACAGTTGCAAAGGCAATGGCTTATCCAAACCTAGATCTTTTGTAATAGCCTCGCGGGTAGAAAGGTCGGAACGTTGCCCGGCCAGCAGTGCCACCGGATCGCCAGGCAACACATTGAACAGGAAAAATACCGCCACCAGCACCCCCAGCAGTATCAGCAGGCCATGCCCTAGTCGGCTAAGTATGAATCCTATGAATTTCATGATCGGCTTTTCTTTTACCTCAGGAGTTTCTGCACCTCTTCTATAGTCGGGGTGTCGTTATAGTGCCACATACCCTGCACCGTACCGTCTTTTAGTAGCATCAGTCCGGGGTTAGCGCGCATCATGGTCTTCAGCACAGTACCATCGCCATAGTAGTAAGGAGCAGCTAGATTTGCTTCGTGCCGGAAGGCCTCAAAGTCCTGACCGCTGGAAGAAGTGATCACCACCGGTTGTATCCCCTGCTGCTCAGCCGCCTGCACTAACTGGTTAATTTCTGTAAAGTTTTCTATACTTGGGTGTGTTTTCGCTACATTGTGCACTATAACAACAAGCTTATTACCGGAAAGCACTTCCTGCGTATGGTCGCCTTCTTCGTTCCAAACATTAAAGTCTGTAATTTTCGGACCATCTTCCGGGTTAATAGCCACCATTTGCTTAAAGGTATAGCCCTCTTCCATCGGGTACTCCTCAAACTCCAGCTCTTTTCCATCCTTCTCCATAATGTATTTGTAGCGCAGCTGAGCAGTTGGCTTCATAAGTGCCGGTATATTGTTGCCAACTTTATATGCCCGGAAGTCGATGTAAGGCAGGTGCTCATAAGCATACCATCCTAAACCCACCGCAATAACTGCCGTAACAGCTGTAATGGTAGCCCCGGCTCTCGGCATAAAAATCGGCTTCAGGTACTTCTGCGTTACCAGCAGTATAACAATCATCACCAGCAACACAATGTCTTTGGTAAACGACTGCCAGGGCGTTAGCTTAATGGCATCGCCAAAGCAACCACAGTCGGTTACTTTATTAAAATAGGCTGAGTAGAAAGTTAAAAACGTAAAAAACACCATCAGCACCAGTAGCGCCACCAGTACTTGCTTAAGCCTCCAACGAATAAGCAGTGCCACCCCCAGCACAATTTCCAATGCACTCAGCACAATTGAAAGGAACAGTGAGAAAGGCTCAAATACTTTAAAAAACGGCGCAATATCCTGTGAGAACACATCAAAGTATTCCTCCAGTTTAATGGCCGTGCCTACAGGGTCATTTATTTTGATCAGGCCCGAAAATATAAAAAGCACGCCAACAAAGAGCCAGCAAAATTTGCTTATGAATTTCA contains these protein-coding regions:
- a CDS encoding ABC transporter permease; this encodes MKFIGFILSRLGHGLLILLGVLVAVFFLFNVLPGDPVALLAGQRSDLSTREAITKDLGLDKPLPLQLLYYMNDVSPLSVHENTEANQQKYEYSKLVNFGEDVLVWKTPYLRRSFQSNKNVTDILLDHFTGTLWLAIAAMLIAVVFGILFGVLASLKPHSTLDHSLITTSVLGISVPSFVAAILIAITFGFYWSSWTGLSLTGQLYEIDPFEGRQLKLRNLLLPAVALGIRPLAVIVQLTRSSMLDVMSQDYIRTARAKGLSRYKVISGHALKNALNPVVTAASGWMASLMAGAFFIEYIFNWKGLGAVTIQAVQNLDFPLVMGATLFVAFLFVLINIFVDLLYAALDPRVKLE
- a CDS encoding BT_3928 family protein, with protein sequence MKFISKFCWLFVGVLFIFSGLIKINDPVGTAIKLEEYFDVFSQDIAPFFKVFEPFSLFLSIVLSALEIVLGVALLIRWRLKQVLVALLVLMVFFTFLTFYSAYFNKVTDCGCFGDAIKLTPWQSFTKDIVLLVMIVILLVTQKYLKPIFMPRAGATITAVTAVIAVGLGWYAYEHLPYIDFRAYKVGNNIPALMKPTAQLRYKYIMEKDGKELEFEEYPMEEGYTFKQMVAINPEDGPKITDFNVWNEEGDHTQEVLSGNKLVVIVHNVAKTHPSIENFTEINQLVQAAEQQGIQPVVITSSSGQDFEAFRHEANLAAPYYYGDGTVLKTMMRANPGLMLLKDGTVQGMWHYNDTPTIEEVQKLLR